A region of Streptomyces sp. NBC_01267 DNA encodes the following proteins:
- a CDS encoding sugar ABC transporter ATP-binding protein — protein MAPEPPLLTMSGITKSFPGVRALDGVDLEVLAGEVHCLLGQNGAGKSTLIKVLAGVHQPDGGQITWRGEPVGLRSPIAAMRLGIATIYQELDLVEGLSVAENIFLGHEPTTAGFVVRGGRERAGAATLLKRLGHTEIDAGRRVGSLSAAQQQIVSMARALSHDVRLIVMDEPSAALDPDEVDNLFRTVATLTADGVAVVYISHRLEEIRRIGDRVTVLKDGRAVAGGLPAEETATRDIVAMMTGRTVEYVFPERRRDRGSPAGPPVLRVEGLTRAGEFAPFDLEIGPGEIVGLAGLVGSGRSEVLETVFGARRPDAGRVLVDGKPLRPGSVRAAVRAGIGLAPEERKAQALLMLESVTRNVSVSSMSRFSRAGWLDRGAERRAAQAATRELHLRPDNPDARVRTLSGGNQQKAVLARWLLRGCRVLLLDEPTRGVDVGARAELYAVIRRLADEGLAVLLVSSEVPEVLGLADRVLVLREGRVVHAADAGELDEHRVLDLVLEGSPTP, from the coding sequence TCGATCTCGAAGTCCTGGCCGGTGAAGTCCACTGCCTGCTCGGCCAGAACGGCGCGGGCAAGTCCACCCTCATCAAGGTGCTCGCCGGGGTCCACCAGCCCGACGGCGGGCAGATCACCTGGCGGGGCGAGCCGGTCGGGCTCCGATCGCCGATCGCCGCGATGCGCCTGGGTATCGCCACCATCTACCAGGAACTCGACCTCGTGGAAGGGCTGTCCGTCGCGGAGAACATCTTCCTCGGTCACGAGCCGACCACCGCGGGCTTCGTCGTACGGGGCGGCCGGGAGCGGGCCGGGGCCGCCACCCTCCTGAAGCGGCTCGGCCACACCGAGATCGACGCGGGCCGCCGCGTCGGCTCCCTCTCCGCCGCCCAGCAGCAGATCGTCTCCATGGCGCGCGCGCTCTCCCACGACGTACGGCTGATCGTGATGGACGAGCCGTCCGCCGCCCTCGACCCGGACGAGGTCGACAACCTGTTCCGTACCGTCGCCACCCTGACCGCCGACGGGGTCGCCGTCGTGTACATCTCCCACCGGCTGGAGGAGATCCGGCGCATCGGTGACCGGGTGACCGTTCTGAAGGACGGCCGGGCCGTAGCGGGCGGGCTGCCCGCCGAGGAGACCGCGACCCGCGACATCGTTGCCATGATGACCGGCCGCACGGTCGAGTACGTCTTTCCCGAGCGGCGCCGGGACAGGGGGAGTCCCGCCGGCCCGCCGGTGCTGCGCGTCGAAGGACTCACCAGGGCCGGGGAGTTCGCGCCCTTCGACCTGGAGATCGGGCCCGGCGAGATCGTCGGCCTGGCCGGGCTCGTCGGATCGGGGCGCTCCGAGGTCCTGGAGACGGTCTTCGGCGCGCGCAGGCCGGACGCGGGCCGGGTCCTCGTCGACGGGAAACCGCTGCGGCCCGGCAGCGTCCGCGCCGCCGTCCGCGCCGGTATCGGACTGGCCCCCGAGGAGCGCAAGGCACAGGCGCTGCTGATGCTGGAATCCGTCACCCGCAATGTGTCGGTCTCCTCGATGTCCCGCTTCTCCCGCGCGGGCTGGCTGGACCGCGGCGCCGAGCGCCGGGCGGCACAGGCCGCGACCCGTGAGCTGCACCTGCGTCCCGACAACCCCGACGCCCGCGTCCGTACCCTCTCCGGAGGCAACCAGCAGAAGGCCGTACTGGCCCGCTGGCTGTTGCGCGGCTGCCGGGTCCTGCTGCTGGACGAGCCCACCAGGGGCGTCGACGTCGGCGCCCGCGCCGAGCTCTACGCCGTGATCCGCAGGCTGGCCGACGAAGGGCTGGCCGTCCTCCTCGTATCGAGCGAAGTCCCCGAAGTGCTGGGCCTCGCCGACCGGGTGCTGGTGCTCCGCGAAGGGCGCGTCGTCCATGCGGCGGACGCCGGGGAGCTGGACGAGCACCGCGTACTCGACCTCGTGCTGGAAGGGAGCCCCACGCCATGA
- a CDS encoding ABC transporter permease encodes MTQPASPAQQDSPGATATARPGSRGPRAPLGLRLDVRNLSLLGVLAVLVAVGGFTRPDEFLATSNLQLVLTQASVIGVVTVGMTFVITSGGIDLSVGAVVALASVWATTLATQEYGFVGILCTAMLVGLGCGLVNGVLIAYGGMVPFIATLAMLASARGLALQITDGKTQIVTVGQVLDLGVPDSYVLGIPPLVLFFAGVTVVGWLVLNRTTFGRRTVAVGGNAEAARLAGIDVRRQRLYLYLLSGLCCGIAAFMLIVLSGSGQNTNGNLYELDAIAAAIIGGTLLSGGRGTVVGSVLGVLVFTTITNIFALNNLQSDVQQIAKGAIIVAAVLVQRRTARDGEA; translated from the coding sequence ATGACACAGCCCGCCTCACCCGCGCAGCAGGACAGCCCCGGCGCCACCGCGACGGCACGGCCCGGGAGTCGTGGACCCAGGGCGCCCCTGGGGCTGCGGCTCGACGTCCGCAATCTCTCCCTCCTCGGCGTCCTCGCCGTTCTCGTCGCGGTCGGCGGCTTCACCAGACCCGACGAGTTCCTGGCCACCAGCAACCTCCAACTGGTCCTCACCCAGGCCTCGGTCATCGGGGTCGTCACCGTCGGCATGACCTTCGTGATCACCAGCGGCGGCATCGATCTGTCGGTGGGCGCGGTCGTCGCGCTCGCGTCGGTCTGGGCCACGACCCTGGCCACCCAGGAGTACGGCTTCGTGGGCATCCTCTGCACCGCGATGCTGGTGGGGCTGGGCTGCGGACTCGTCAACGGCGTACTCATCGCCTACGGCGGGATGGTGCCGTTCATCGCCACCCTGGCGATGCTGGCTTCGGCCCGCGGACTCGCCCTGCAGATCACCGACGGCAAGACGCAGATCGTGACGGTCGGGCAGGTCCTCGATCTCGGGGTCCCCGACTCGTACGTCCTCGGGATCCCGCCGCTGGTGCTGTTCTTCGCCGGGGTCACCGTCGTCGGCTGGCTGGTGCTGAACCGTACGACCTTCGGGCGGCGGACCGTCGCGGTCGGCGGCAACGCGGAAGCGGCCCGGCTGGCCGGGATCGACGTACGCCGCCAGCGGCTCTACCTCTATCTGCTCTCCGGCCTGTGCTGCGGCATCGCCGCCTTCATGCTGATCGTCCTGTCCGGCTCGGGGCAGAACACCAACGGCAATCTCTACGAACTCGACGCCATCGCCGCCGCGATCATCGGCGGCACCCTGCTGAGCGGTGGCCGCGGCACCGTCGTCGGCTCGGTCCTCGGCGTCCTCGTCTTCACGACGATCACCAATATCTTCGCGCTCAACAACCTGCAGAGTGACGTCCAGCAGATCGCCAAGGGCGCGATCATCGTGGCCGCCGTACTGGTCCAGCGCCGTACCGCGCGCGACGGCGAGGCCTGA
- a CDS encoding substrate-binding domain-containing protein has protein sequence MRQDPGTSRRGMLFGAAAVSATAVLSACTSNEPKAKGKDTEVSSRPAADAKPGKAVTIGFAGPQADHGWLNAINENATSQAKKYSDVTLEATEGANDTAAQIGQVQTLINKKVDVLVILPADGKALTQVGLQAMKAGIPVINLDRIFASPQAYRCWVGGDSYGMGLNAGRYIGEQLKDKPGAKVIELAGIDGLELTKQRTQGFDDALKNYPNIKKVARQSADFTVESGQAKTAQLLQAQKHFDAMWNHDDDQGVGALRAIAQAGRKDFLMVGGAGSRSAMDAIKADNSVLKATVLYPPSMAASAIDLARALGQAKGIGGLSELEIPASITLYSAVVTKDNVDQYLPTGFS, from the coding sequence ATGCGACAAGACCCGGGAACCAGCCGCAGAGGAATGCTGTTCGGCGCCGCAGCCGTGTCGGCGACAGCCGTCCTCAGCGCCTGCACCAGCAACGAGCCGAAGGCGAAGGGCAAGGACACGGAGGTGAGCAGCCGCCCGGCCGCCGACGCGAAGCCGGGCAAGGCCGTCACCATCGGCTTCGCGGGCCCGCAGGCCGACCACGGCTGGCTCAACGCCATCAACGAGAACGCCACGTCACAGGCGAAGAAGTACTCCGACGTGACCCTGGAGGCCACCGAGGGCGCCAACGACACCGCGGCCCAGATCGGCCAGGTGCAGACCCTGATCAACAAGAAGGTCGATGTCCTGGTGATCCTGCCGGCCGACGGCAAGGCGCTCACCCAGGTCGGACTCCAGGCGATGAAGGCGGGCATCCCCGTCATCAACCTGGACCGGATCTTCGCCTCACCGCAGGCCTACCGCTGCTGGGTCGGCGGCGACAGCTACGGCATGGGTCTCAACGCGGGCCGCTACATCGGCGAGCAGCTGAAGGACAAGCCCGGCGCCAAGGTCATCGAACTGGCCGGGATCGACGGCCTGGAGCTGACCAAGCAGCGCACCCAGGGCTTCGACGACGCCCTGAAGAACTACCCGAACATCAAGAAGGTGGCCCGGCAGTCCGCCGACTTCACCGTGGAGTCCGGCCAGGCGAAGACGGCACAACTGCTCCAGGCGCAGAAGCACTTCGACGCGATGTGGAACCACGACGACGACCAGGGGGTGGGCGCCCTGCGCGCCATCGCGCAGGCGGGCCGCAAGGACTTCCTGATGGTCGGCGGTGCGGGCTCCCGGTCGGCGATGGACGCGATCAAGGCCGACAACTCGGTACTGAAGGCCACCGTCCTCTACCCGCCGAGCATGGCCGCCTCGGCCATCGACCTGGCGCGTGCGCTCGGCCAGGCCAAGGGCATCGGCGGGCTCTCCGAGCTGGAGATCCCGGCCTCGATCACGCTCTACTCGGCGGTCGTCACCAAGGACAACGTCGACCAGTACCTCCCGACGGGCTTCAGCTGA
- a CDS encoding Gfo/Idh/MocA family protein yields the protein MAAVSRGTIPGPPAGEGGRSGVPTLGVGMVGYAFMGAAHSQGWRTAGRVFDLPMRPVMAAVCGRDATAVRAAADRHGWAAAETDWRDLVARDDVQLVDICTPGDSHAEIATAALAAGKHVLCEKPLANTVAEAQAMVRAAEMARLNGQLAMVGFNYRRAPAVAYGRRLVADGRLGRLRHVRVSYLQDWLVDPEFPLTWRLKRESAGSGALGDLGAHIVDLAQYLAGERLAGVSALTETFVRERPLLDGASSGLSGAGAGAGAGNGKGAGAGNGTEAVGRGPVTVDDAAVFTGRFASGALVTFEATRMAAGHKNALRIELNGERGSLTFELERLNELLFHDHTEPAVSAGFRRILVTEPDHPYMAAWWPPGHAIGYEHTFVHQARDLVEAIAAGTDPSPSFADGLQVQRVLAAVEESAAKRAVYTPVSPAPDQPVPDQLVPDQSVPE from the coding sequence ATGGCTGCTGTCTCACGGGGGACGATCCCCGGACCCCCGGCCGGAGAAGGGGGCCGGAGCGGTGTGCCGACGCTCGGCGTCGGCATGGTCGGATACGCGTTCATGGGCGCCGCCCACTCCCAGGGGTGGCGCACCGCGGGCCGGGTCTTCGACCTGCCGATGCGACCGGTCATGGCGGCGGTCTGCGGCCGGGACGCGACCGCGGTACGGGCGGCGGCGGACCGGCACGGCTGGGCGGCGGCCGAGACCGACTGGCGGGACCTCGTCGCCCGCGACGACGTGCAGCTCGTCGACATCTGCACCCCCGGCGACAGCCACGCGGAGATCGCGACGGCGGCGCTGGCCGCGGGCAAGCACGTGCTGTGCGAGAAGCCGCTCGCCAATACGGTCGCCGAGGCGCAGGCCATGGTCCGGGCGGCCGAAATGGCGCGCCTGAACGGCCAGTTGGCGATGGTCGGCTTCAACTACCGGCGCGCTCCCGCCGTCGCGTACGGACGTCGGCTCGTCGCGGACGGACGGCTGGGCAGGCTGCGGCACGTACGCGTCAGCTACCTCCAGGACTGGCTCGTCGACCCGGAGTTCCCGCTGACCTGGCGGCTGAAGCGCGAGAGCGCCGGGTCGGGGGCGCTCGGTGATCTGGGCGCACACATCGTGGACCTGGCGCAGTACCTGGCGGGGGAGCGGCTGGCGGGCGTGTCGGCGCTGACCGAGACCTTCGTACGGGAGCGGCCCCTCCTCGACGGGGCCTCCAGCGGACTCTCCGGGGCCGGGGCCGGGGCCGGGGCCGGGAACGGGAAGGGGGCCGGGGCCGGGAACGGCACCGAGGCTGTCGGACGCGGTCCGGTCACCGTCGATGACGCGGCCGTGTTCACCGGACGGTTCGCCTCGGGTGCGCTCGTCACCTTCGAGGCGACCCGGATGGCGGCCGGACACAAGAACGCGCTGCGCATCGAACTCAACGGTGAGCGCGGCTCTCTCACCTTCGAACTGGAACGGCTCAACGAACTGCTCTTCCACGACCACACGGAACCGGCTGTCTCGGCAGGTTTCCGGCGGATCCTCGTCACCGAGCCGGACCATCCCTACATGGCCGCCTGGTGGCCGCCCGGCCACGCGATCGGCTACGAACACACCTTCGTCCACCAGGCCCGCGACCTGGTCGAGGCGATAGCCGCCGGGACCGACCCGTCGCCGTCCTTCGCCGACGGACTCCAGGTCCAGCGGGTGCTGGCGGCGGTGGAGGAGAGCGCGGCCAAGCGGGCCGTCTACACCCCCGTGAGCCCCGCGCCCGATCAGCCCGTGCCCGATCAGCTCGTGCCCGATCAGTCCGTACCGGAATAG
- a CDS encoding sugar phosphate isomerase/epimerase family protein, which translates to MPRPFTLFTGQWADLPLAEVCRLARDFGYDGLELACWGDHFEVDKALHDPGYLDSRRQLLDSYGLTCWAVSNHLVGQAVCDSIIDERHQAILPARIWGDGDGEGVRRRAAQEMKDTARAAAAFGVRTVIGFTGSSIWHLLAMFPPVPPHMIDRGYQDFAERWNPILDVFDAEGVRFAHEVHPSEIAYDYWTTQLALDAVGHRPAFGLNFDPSHFVWQDLDPVGFLHDFRDRIYHVDCKEARTRLDGRNGRLGSHLPWGDPRRGWDFVSAGHGDVPWEDVFRMLNSIGYRGPVSVEWEDAGMDRLAGAPEALTRLKAFNFDPPTASFDAAFGGGA; encoded by the coding sequence ATGCCGCGTCCCTTCACGCTCTTCACCGGCCAGTGGGCCGATCTGCCCCTGGCGGAGGTCTGCCGCCTCGCCCGCGACTTCGGCTACGACGGTCTCGAACTCGCCTGCTGGGGAGACCACTTCGAGGTCGACAAGGCGCTGCACGACCCCGGCTATCTCGACTCGCGGCGCCAACTGCTGGACAGCTACGGGCTCACGTGCTGGGCGGTCTCCAACCACCTGGTGGGCCAGGCCGTCTGCGACAGCATCATCGACGAGCGCCATCAGGCGATCCTGCCCGCCCGGATCTGGGGCGACGGGGACGGCGAGGGGGTACGCCGACGGGCGGCGCAGGAGATGAAGGACACCGCACGGGCCGCGGCGGCCTTCGGGGTGCGGACCGTCATCGGGTTCACCGGTTCGTCCATCTGGCACCTGCTGGCGATGTTCCCGCCCGTGCCGCCGCACATGATCGACCGCGGCTACCAGGACTTCGCCGAGCGCTGGAACCCGATTCTGGACGTCTTCGACGCCGAGGGGGTGCGCTTCGCCCACGAGGTGCACCCGAGCGAGATCGCGTACGACTACTGGACCACCCAGCTGGCGCTGGACGCCGTCGGCCACCGGCCCGCCTTCGGGCTGAACTTCGACCCCAGCCACTTCGTCTGGCAGGACCTCGACCCGGTCGGCTTCCTCCACGACTTCCGTGACCGGATCTACCACGTGGACTGCAAGGAGGCCCGTACCCGGCTGGACGGGCGCAACGGCAGGCTCGGCTCGCACCTGCCGTGGGGCGACCCGAGACGCGGCTGGGACTTCGTCTCGGCGGGGCACGGTGACGTCCCCTGGGAGGACGTCTTCCGGATGCTCAACTCCATCGGCTACCGGGGGCCGGTCTCGGTCGAGTGGGAGGACGCGGGGATGGACCGGCTGGCCGGTGCCCCGGAGGCGCTCACCCGGCTGAAGGCCTTCAACTTCGACCCGCCCACGGCGTCCTTCGACGCCGCCTTCGGGGGCGGCGCGTAA
- a CDS encoding ThuA domain-containing protein: MHRKRLRARKVLALLTGALLTAATLTLTAPNGASAADPDTRVAPAAEDFQQVTLAKGGEETGEPMSLAVLPDRSVLHTARSGELRITDAAGNTRISGTLPVYNHDEEGLQGVGIDPGFTENRFIYLYYAPPLDTPAGDAPDNGTAADFAKFDGVNRLSRFVLKTDGTLDSASEKKILDVPTSRGICCHVGGDIDFDAQGNLYLSTGDDSNPFASDGFTPIDERPDRNPAYDARRSAGNTNDLRGKILRIKVEDDASYSIPDGNLFPVGTDKTRPEIYAMGFRNPFRFSVDKATGIVYVGDYGPDAGAADPKRGPAGQVEFARVTKAGNFGWPFCTGKNDPYVDYDFATGTSGATFDCAAPKNTSPHNTGLTDLPPAQEAWIPYDGGSVPEFGDGSESPMGGPVYHYDANLDSPVKFPQAYDGDFFAGEFGRRWIKRITSSDDGTVQSINPIPWTGTQVMDMAFGPDGALYVLDYGTSWFGGDENTGLYRIENATGGHSPVAEASASKTSGTAPLRTTFSSAGTTDADGDALTYSWDFGDGGTSTEADPTHTYKQNGTYTATVTAEDPTGRTGSASAHVTVGNTAPKVTLDLPGDGQLFTFGDEVPFKVTVTDPEDGAIDCAKVEVRFILGHDSHGHPITTANGCSGTIKTAIDGGHDPNANVFGVIDASYTDGGGGGQAALTGHDQAQLQPRHRQAEHFTGSSGITIQEKAGAEGGKTVGDIQNGDWISFKPYILDGSTKLTARIASGGSGGFLEVRTGSATGQLLGSAPVPVTGSWDTFQDIDVPLRGVPKKATELFLVFKGGDGALYDVDDFEISSTPVDRTAKRVLVFSKTAGFRHDAIPDGIAALKELGKGSNITVDATEEAGQFTTSNLARYDAVVFLSTTGDVLDADQQKAFENYITTGGGYLGVHAAADTEYDWPFYGGLVGAYFDSHPQIQPVTVRVEDRTNPATAHLGDSWERTDELYNYRTNPRKQTHVLATLDETTYTGGTMKGDHPIAWCQTYQGGRSFYTGLGHTKESYADPAFRQHLLGGLRYAAGQVKADCKPESGYRTIFNGKTLDGWKQAGPGKFDVVDGELRSDGGMGLLTYQAKELGSYSLKLDWKMTGDDNSGVFVGFPESDDPWSAVDNGYEVQIDATDAPDRTTGAVYTFKSADLKARDRVLRPPGQWNTYEIRVAGERLTVFLNGVKINDFTNTDPARSLKDGYIGIQNHSSDDHVSFRDIQLKELPPPVA; this comes from the coding sequence GTGCACAGAAAACGGCTCAGAGCCCGGAAAGTACTCGCACTCCTCACCGGCGCACTGCTCACCGCGGCAACGCTCACCCTCACCGCCCCGAACGGCGCCTCGGCTGCCGACCCCGACACCCGCGTCGCACCGGCGGCCGAGGACTTCCAGCAGGTCACCCTGGCCAAGGGCGGGGAAGAGACCGGCGAACCCATGTCCCTCGCCGTGCTCCCCGACCGGAGCGTGCTGCACACCGCACGCAGCGGCGAACTACGGATCACCGACGCCGCGGGCAACACCCGGATCTCCGGCACCCTCCCCGTCTACAACCACGACGAGGAAGGACTCCAGGGCGTCGGCATCGACCCCGGATTCACCGAGAACCGCTTCATCTACCTCTACTACGCGCCCCCGCTGGACACCCCGGCCGGCGACGCGCCCGACAACGGCACCGCGGCCGACTTCGCGAAGTTCGACGGCGTGAACCGGCTCTCCCGTTTCGTACTGAAGACGGACGGCACCCTCGACAGCGCCAGCGAGAAGAAGATCCTCGACGTCCCGACCAGCCGCGGCATCTGCTGCCACGTCGGCGGTGACATCGACTTCGACGCCCAGGGAAACCTGTACCTCTCGACCGGTGACGACTCGAACCCCTTCGCCTCCGACGGCTTCACCCCCATCGACGAGCGGCCCGACCGCAACCCGGCGTACGACGCACGGCGCTCCGCGGGCAACACCAACGACCTGCGGGGCAAGATCCTCCGGATCAAGGTCGAGGACGACGCGTCGTACTCGATCCCGGACGGGAACCTCTTCCCCGTGGGCACGGACAAGACCCGCCCGGAGATCTACGCCATGGGCTTCCGCAACCCCTTCCGGTTCAGCGTCGACAAGGCCACCGGCATCGTGTACGTCGGTGACTACGGGCCCGACGCGGGCGCCGCCGACCCGAAGCGCGGTCCGGCCGGACAGGTCGAGTTCGCCCGGGTCACCAAGGCGGGGAACTTCGGCTGGCCGTTCTGCACCGGCAAGAACGACCCCTATGTCGACTACGACTTCGCGACCGGCACCTCGGGTGCCACCTTCGACTGCGCGGCCCCGAAGAACACCTCGCCGCACAACACCGGACTGACCGACCTGCCGCCCGCGCAGGAGGCCTGGATCCCGTACGACGGCGGGTCCGTGCCCGAGTTCGGCGACGGCTCCGAGTCCCCGATGGGCGGGCCCGTCTACCACTACGACGCGAACCTCGACTCGCCGGTCAAATTCCCGCAGGCCTACGACGGCGACTTCTTCGCCGGTGAGTTCGGCCGCCGCTGGATCAAGCGCATCACTTCGTCCGACGACGGCACCGTCCAGTCCATCAACCCCATTCCGTGGACCGGCACCCAGGTGATGGACATGGCCTTCGGGCCGGACGGCGCGCTGTACGTCCTCGACTACGGAACCTCCTGGTTCGGCGGGGACGAGAACACCGGGCTCTACCGCATCGAGAACGCCACCGGCGGCCACTCGCCCGTCGCCGAGGCATCGGCGAGCAAGACCTCCGGCACGGCGCCGCTGCGCACCACCTTCTCCTCGGCGGGCACCACCGACGCCGACGGCGACGCCCTCACCTACAGCTGGGACTTCGGCGACGGCGGCACCTCCACCGAGGCCGATCCCACCCACACGTACAAACAGAACGGCACCTACACCGCCACCGTCACCGCCGAGGACCCCACCGGGCGCACCGGTTCGGCGAGCGCCCACGTCACGGTCGGCAACACCGCGCCGAAGGTGACGCTGGACCTGCCCGGTGACGGGCAGCTGTTCACCTTCGGCGACGAGGTCCCGTTCAAGGTGACCGTCACCGACCCGGAGGACGGCGCGATCGACTGCGCCAAGGTCGAGGTGCGGTTCATCCTGGGCCACGACAGCCACGGCCACCCCATCACCACCGCCAACGGCTGCTCCGGCACCATCAAGACCGCGATCGACGGCGGGCACGACCCCAACGCCAATGTGTTCGGGGTCATCGACGCCTCGTACACCGACGGCGGGGGCGGCGGCCAGGCCGCGCTCACCGGCCACGACCAGGCCCAGCTCCAGCCCAGGCACCGGCAGGCGGAGCACTTCACCGGCTCCTCCGGCATCACGATCCAGGAGAAGGCCGGTGCCGAGGGCGGCAAGACGGTCGGTGACATCCAGAACGGCGACTGGATCTCCTTCAAGCCGTACATCCTGGACGGCTCCACCAAGCTCACCGCGAGAATCGCCTCCGGCGGCTCGGGCGGCTTCCTCGAAGTACGGACCGGCTCGGCCACGGGGCAACTGCTCGGCTCCGCACCGGTCCCGGTGACCGGCAGCTGGGACACCTTCCAGGACATCGACGTACCGCTGCGCGGCGTACCGAAGAAGGCCACCGAACTCTTCCTGGTCTTCAAGGGCGGCGACGGGGCGCTCTACGACGTCGACGACTTCGAGATCTCCAGCACCCCGGTGGACCGGACGGCCAAACGGGTCCTGGTCTTCTCCAAGACCGCCGGGTTCCGCCACGACGCCATCCCCGACGGCATCGCGGCGCTCAAGGAACTCGGCAAGGGCAGCAACATCACCGTCGACGCGACCGAGGAGGCCGGCCAGTTCACCACCAGCAACCTCGCCCGCTACGACGCGGTGGTCTTCCTCTCCACCACCGGTGACGTCCTCGACGCCGACCAGCAGAAGGCGTTCGAGAACTACATCACCACCGGCGGCGGCTACCTGGGCGTGCACGCCGCGGCCGACACCGAGTACGACTGGCCGTTCTACGGCGGGCTCGTGGGCGCCTACTTCGACTCGCACCCGCAGATCCAGCCGGTGACGGTACGCGTCGAGGACCGCACCAACCCGGCGACCGCGCACCTCGGTGACAGCTGGGAGCGCACCGACGAGCTGTACAACTACCGCACCAACCCGCGCAAGCAGACCCACGTCCTGGCCACCCTGGACGAGACCACCTACACCGGCGGCACCATGAAGGGCGATCACCCGATCGCCTGGTGCCAGACCTACCAGGGCGGGCGGTCCTTCTACACCGGGCTCGGCCACACCAAGGAGTCCTACGCCGACCCGGCCTTCCGCCAGCACCTCCTCGGCGGACTGCGCTACGCCGCAGGGCAGGTCAAGGCGGACTGCAAGCCGGAATCCGGCTACCGCACGATCTTCAACGGCAAGACCCTGGACGGCTGGAAGCAGGCGGGGCCGGGGAAGTTCGACGTCGTCGACGGTGAACTGCGCTCCGACGGTGGCATGGGGCTCCTCACCTACCAGGCGAAGGAACTCGGCTCCTACTCGCTGAAACTCGACTGGAAGATGACCGGCGACGACAACTCGGGTGTCTTCGTGGGCTTCCCCGAGTCCGACGACCCCTGGTCGGCCGTCGACAACGGCTACGAGGTGCAGATCGACGCCACCGACGCCCCCGACCGCACCACCGGAGCCGTCTACACGTTCAAGTCGGCGGACCTGAAGGCCCGTGACCGGGTGCTCAGGCCGCCCGGCCAGTGGAACACCTACGAGATCCGGGTGGCGGGGGAGCGGCTCACCGTCTTCCTCAACGGGGTGAAGATCAACGACTTCACCAACACCGACCCGGCGCGCAGCCTGAAGGACGGCTACATCGGCATCCAGAACCACAGCTCCGACGACCACGTGTCCTTCCGGGACATCCAGCTCAAGGAGCTGCCGCCGCCGGTGGCGTGA
- a CDS encoding inositol-3-phosphate synthase: protein MTARPARTGVWFIGARGSVATTAVAGCAAVTAGLHPATGMVTETPPFVPAGLPPLASLVFGGHDTASCPLPKRAEALAEGGVLPHGLPSAVRSELAAADREIRPGGPLPGDTRTDEELVTAFAADLTAFVRSQDLARAVVVNVSSTEPAPGPDDPRLPASSLYAAAALRAGCPYVNFTPSTGLRTPALAVAAGASGLPYAGRDGKTGQTLLRSVLAPMFAQRALSVRAWSGSNLLGGGDGAALADPAAAAAKNAGKERVLTDTLGAAPEGEVHIDDVPVLGDWKTAWDHIAFDGFLGTRMVLQTIWQGCDSALAAPLVLDLARLVARAHEAGLSGPLPALGFYFKDPDGGPAALSEQYGRLLAFAERLGEGPLAEQPLGEDSLGEDPLVEQALVEQPLGGDRLPADRVSAGHLSADGAREGR from the coding sequence GTGACAGCACGGCCCGCACGCACCGGAGTCTGGTTCATCGGAGCACGTGGCTCAGTGGCCACCACCGCGGTAGCGGGGTGTGCGGCGGTCACCGCAGGGCTCCACCCGGCGACCGGGATGGTCACCGAGACACCGCCGTTCGTCCCGGCGGGGCTTCCGCCGCTCGCCTCCCTGGTCTTCGGCGGGCACGACACGGCTAGCTGCCCGCTGCCGAAGCGGGCCGAGGCGCTGGCCGAGGGAGGGGTACTGCCGCACGGGCTGCCGTCGGCCGTGCGCAGTGAACTGGCCGCCGCGGACCGGGAGATCAGGCCCGGCGGCCCGCTCCCCGGTGACACCCGCACCGACGAGGAACTCGTCACCGCCTTCGCCGCCGACCTCACGGCCTTCGTGCGGAGCCAGGACCTGGCCCGCGCGGTGGTCGTCAACGTGTCCTCCACCGAACCGGCCCCCGGTCCGGACGATCCCCGCCTGCCCGCCAGCTCCCTCTACGCGGCGGCTGCCCTCCGGGCCGGTTGCCCGTACGTCAACTTCACCCCGTCCACCGGCCTGCGCACCCCGGCCCTGGCGGTCGCCGCCGGAGCGAGCGGACTGCCGTACGCGGGGCGCGACGGGAAGACCGGCCAGACCCTGCTCCGCTCGGTCCTGGCACCGATGTTCGCCCAGCGCGCGCTGTCCGTACGCGCCTGGTCGGGCAGCAATCTCCTCGGCGGCGGCGACGGCGCGGCCCTCGCCGATCCGGCTGCCGCCGCCGCGAAGAACGCGGGCAAGGAACGGGTCCTCACGGACACCCTGGGCGCGGCCCCCGAGGGGGAGGTGCACATCGACGACGTGCCCGTGCTCGGCGACTGGAAGACGGCCTGGGACCACATCGCCTTCGACGGTTTCCTCGGCACCCGCATGGTCCTCCAGACGATCTGGCAGGGCTGCGACTCGGCACTCGCGGCGCCGCTGGTGCTGGACCTGGCCCGGCTGGTGGCCCGCGCCCACGAGGCGGGCCTCTCCGGGCCGCTGCCCGCACTCGGCTTCTACTTCAAGGATCCCGACGGGGGTCCGGCCGCCCTCTCCGAGCAGTACGGGCGACTCCTTGCCTTTGCCGAGCGGCTCGGGGAGGGCCCGCTCGCGGAGCAACCGCTCGGTGAGGACTCGCTCGGTGAGGATCCCCTCGTGGAGCAAGCGCTCGTGGAGCAACCGCTCGGGGGCGACCGACTGCCTGCTGACCGGGTGTCTGCCGGTCACCTGTCTGCCGATGGTGCGCGGGAAGGCCGGTGA